The Deinococcus detaillensis genome has a window encoding:
- a CDS encoding pyridoxal phosphate-dependent aminotransferase: MTATNDLRSKLSQVATANLDQSIGNPTSVRMINALAQAQGLINLGSGTPDLPTPQYVLDAVQTGLQGGVIQYTAYDGIAPLREAIAHKLRLENGLDYQPDNIIVTNGAQESIFVLCGALLNPGDEVIVTDPYYSAYRSIVALCGGVTVAVPVTPESGWSWDLRALEAAITPRTKLIIVVSPDNPTGAVVTRTTMEGIAQLAERHDLIVVSDELYEKFLYDGERHFSFAQLPGMLERTITVNGFSKSFGMTGWRVGYLAVPMWLKQVATEIKHMHSISTALPSQLAALAALTGPQTAWLEQREIYAERRGFLLARLDQMRLPFVRTHGSYYVMADIRASGLDSMTFSSALIEQQAVRVGPGSVFGSGAEGFVRLSLMTPRPQMDTALDKLAIFWSQFV, encoded by the coding sequence ATGACAGCGACCAACGATTTGCGAAGCAAGCTCTCTCAAGTGGCTACTGCCAACCTCGATCAGTCGATTGGCAACCCTACCAGCGTCCGTATGATCAATGCTCTTGCTCAGGCGCAGGGGCTGATTAATCTGGGTTCGGGCACGCCCGACTTGCCTACCCCTCAATATGTACTCGACGCGGTGCAAACCGGCTTGCAAGGCGGCGTCATTCAGTACACAGCTTATGACGGCATTGCACCGCTGCGTGAAGCCATTGCACACAAGCTCCGGCTGGAAAATGGACTGGACTATCAGCCCGACAACATCATCGTGACCAACGGCGCACAAGAATCCATCTTCGTGCTGTGCGGGGCGCTGCTCAACCCTGGGGACGAGGTCATTGTGACCGATCCGTATTACAGCGCCTACCGCAGCATTGTGGCTCTCTGCGGCGGGGTGACGGTTGCCGTGCCAGTCACGCCGGAATCCGGTTGGTCGTGGGACCTGAGGGCCTTGGAAGCCGCCATCACCCCACGCACCAAACTCATTATCGTGGTCAGCCCCGATAATCCGACTGGCGCAGTGGTCACCCGAACAACGATGGAAGGGATTGCCCAGCTCGCCGAGCGCCACGACCTGATCGTGGTATCAGACGAACTCTACGAAAAGTTCCTCTACGACGGAGAGCGTCATTTCTCGTTCGCTCAGTTGCCTGGGATGCTGGAGCGCACCATCACCGTCAACGGCTTTTCCAAGAGTTTCGGGATGACCGGCTGGCGGGTCGGTTACCTCGCCGTGCCGATGTGGCTCAAGCAGGTGGCGACTGAAATCAAACACATGCACTCGATTTCTACCGCCCTGCCCTCTCAGCTTGCGGCGCTGGCTGCCCTGACCGGGCCGCAGACAGCTTGGCTAGAGCAGCGGGAAATCTACGCCGAGCGGCGCGGGTTCCTGCTGGCCCGCCTGGATCAGATGCGCCTGCCGTTTGTCCGCACCCACGGCAGTTATTACGTCATGGCCGATATCCGCGCATCGGGCCTGGACTCCATGACATTCAGCAGCGCCCTGATTGAGCAGCAGGCGGTGCGGGTGGGGCCAGGCTCGGTATTTGGGAGCGGGGCGGAAGGCTTCGTGCGCCTGAGTCTGATGACACCCAGGCCGCAGATGGATACCGCCTTAGACAAACTGGCCATCTTCTGGAGCCAGTTCGTATGA
- a CDS encoding Gfo/Idh/MocA family protein produces the protein MNKLKIVLVGMGTRGRHWARVITEHPQAELLAATDPSAQAVTTFKEQLPQLDVPVLSFEDALALKPDVVVLSTPPDIHLEQISACAERRISVLCEKPLALDAQTARACVDVAQAAGILLGVGMNFRYLETTRASRQYIQEGKLGQVGFGRIVYWRYRDGQRPLLNKYPLTMDQPMLLEQSIHHLDLARFIYGSEVAKVWARTTNPPWSMYRSDATVAAWLEFDNGIALQYFGTWAGTNAKNEFQWRTDGAEGMLLQNDIFKDLDYWPAGAGHPQAVVLESQEDFIDDTRGLLDDFLKAVRGEVSTYPSGRDHLATLALTLACAESSRQGRTLDLREYAAEIGLA, from the coding sequence ATGAACAAACTCAAGATTGTGCTGGTCGGTATGGGCACCCGTGGTCGGCACTGGGCGCGGGTCATCACCGAGCATCCGCAGGCCGAATTGTTAGCGGCCACTGATCCGAGCGCTCAGGCCGTAACCACTTTCAAGGAACAGCTCCCCCAACTCGACGTGCCAGTGCTGTCATTTGAGGATGCTCTGGCCCTTAAACCGGACGTGGTGGTGCTGTCCACACCGCCGGATATTCACCTTGAGCAGATTTCGGCGTGCGCCGAGCGCCGAATCTCTGTGCTGTGTGAAAAGCCGCTGGCTTTAGATGCTCAAACTGCTCGCGCCTGCGTTGATGTGGCGCAGGCGGCGGGCATTTTATTGGGGGTTGGGATGAACTTCCGGTATCTGGAAACCACCCGGGCGTCCCGGCAGTACATCCAGGAAGGCAAGCTGGGGCAAGTTGGATTTGGCCGGATCGTGTACTGGCGCTACCGCGACGGGCAGCGGCCTTTACTCAACAAGTACCCCCTGACGATGGATCAGCCCATGCTGCTTGAGCAGAGCATTCACCACCTCGATCTGGCCCGTTTCATTTACGGTTCAGAAGTCGCGAAAGTCTGGGCACGCACCACCAACCCGCCGTGGAGTATGTACCGCTCGGACGCGACGGTAGCCGCTTGGCTTGAGTTTGATAACGGCATTGCTCTCCAGTATTTCGGCACTTGGGCAGGCACCAATGCCAAGAATGAATTTCAGTGGCGCACCGACGGTGCAGAGGGGATGCTGCTGCAAAACGATATTTTCAAAGACCTCGACTACTGGCCCGCCGGGGCAGGTCATCCGCAGGCCGTCGTCCTTGAGTCTCAGGAGGATTTTATAGATGACACCCGTGGTCTGCTGGACGACTTCTTGAAAGCGGTGCGGGGTGAGGTGTCCACCTATCCCTCTGGCCGCGACCACCTAGCGACGCTGGCTTTAACCTTGGCCTGCGCCGAATCATCACGTCAGGGCCGCACTCTGGATTTGCGTGAGTACGCCGCAGAAATCGGGCTGGCCTGA